One Serinus canaria isolate serCan28SL12 chromosome Z, serCan2020, whole genome shotgun sequence DNA window includes the following coding sequences:
- the SPAG8 gene encoding sperm-associated antigen 8 isoform X1, whose translation MTGWGALRSHVGPRCHGERPPFRVQGDEPLPEVPVERLSCCGKTLTTTTKRLQEMSEIAKPPQEISDTDELPTVALPVMPSRVPSPETGKDPSGIKLPPWLGKWGTSPEEESPSTLPALPSTPPTLAEKPSQSVPQRSHVTHDWQKEVLVDPLDSRPQKDLCSEDLQHGYDGLPIHQFLSSLTDSSLPKNCPPLRAMLLGQGQRKATLASMLYEKYRQACTPT comes from the exons ATGACAGGATG GGGCGCTCTGAGAAGCCATGTGGGTCCCAGATGCCATGGGGAGAGGCCGCCGTTCAGGGTCCAGGGTGATGAGCCCCTGCCTGAGGTGCCCGTGGAGAGGCTCTCCTGCTGCGGGAAGACGCTTACAACCACCACCAAGAGGCTCCAGGAGATGTCAGAGATAGCCAAGCCGCCCCAGGAGATATCAGACACAGATGAGCTGCCTACTGTGGCCCTACCAGTCATGCCCAGCAGGGTGCCATCCCCAGAGACTGGGAAGGATCCTTCTGGGATCAAGCTGCCTCCCTGGCTTGGGAAGTGGGGGACCAGCCCCGAGGAGGAGTCCCCCTCCACACTGCCGGCGCTACCCTCCACCCCACCCACGCTGGCAGAGAAGCCCAGCCAGTCGGTGCCCCAGCGAAGCCACGTGACCCATGACTGGCAGAAGGAG GTACTCGTGGATCCCCTGGACTCTCGGCCACAGAAGGATTTGTGCAGTGAGGACTTACAGCATGGCTACGATGGACTGCCAATCCACCAGTTTCTCTCCTCACTCACTGACAGCTCCCTCCCGAAGAACTGCCCACCCCTCAGGGCCATGCTGCTGGGGCAAG gacAGCGGAAGGCCACACTGGCATCCATGCTCTATGAGAAATACAGGCAAGCCTGCACTCCCACATGA